One part of the Bacillus sp. FJAT-45350 genome encodes these proteins:
- a CDS encoding type II toxin-antitoxin system RelE family toxin, with protein MYRVRVGDLRLIYRVENERLLIIVLKIGPRGDIYK; from the coding sequence ATGTATAGAGTACGTGTGGGTGATTTACGATTAATTTATCGAGTGGAAAATGAAAGATTACTGATTATCGTCTTGAAAATAGGTCCCCGTGGTGACATTTATAAATAA
- the pruA gene encoding L-glutamate gamma-semialdehyde dehydrogenase: MSNGIFKIPTPKNEPGNTYAPGTKERETLKAELKRQSDNVVDIPVIINGENIKTDIVKQVVMPHDHQHVLANFSQAGEKELRDAVEAAMAVKESWANMPWEHRASIFLKAADLISGPYRDVINAATMLGQSKTAYQTEIDAAQELADFLRFGVDYANQIYQIQPDSMKNIWNRLEYRPLDGFVLAISPFNFTAIGGNLPSAPAIMGNVVVWKPATTALLSNYYFMRILEEAGLPKGVINFVPSRGSQVSEVVLTDPRMSGFHFTGSTSTFQTIWKAVGENITNYKSYPRLVGETGGKDFVFAHETAQADKVVAGLVRGAFEYQGQKCSAASRAYIPSSMWEEVKAGVVEETAKLKVGDIQDFTNFMGAVIDKAAFDSITSYIDYAAASEETEIIAGGSYDDSVGYFVQPTIIVTTNPNFKTMTEEIFGPVLTIYVYENDKLEETLTAVDTASMYALTGAIFAQDRQAIMHLERRLSGAAGNFYINDKPTGAVINQQPFGGSRGSGTNDKAGSVFNMIRWTSPRIIKENFAPTTEIAYPFMDAE, translated from the coding sequence ATGAGTAACGGAATTTTCAAAATCCCAACACCGAAAAACGAGCCTGGCAATACATATGCTCCAGGTACCAAAGAGAGAGAAACATTAAAGGCAGAATTAAAGCGCCAATCTGATAACGTAGTCGATATCCCTGTAATTATTAATGGAGAAAATATTAAGACAGATATAGTGAAACAAGTGGTTATGCCTCATGATCATCAACATGTTTTGGCAAATTTTTCTCAAGCTGGAGAAAAAGAGTTGCGTGATGCTGTAGAAGCAGCAATGGCTGTAAAAGAGTCATGGGCAAATATGCCATGGGAACACCGGGCATCCATTTTCTTAAAAGCTGCTGATTTAATCTCTGGTCCATACCGTGACGTAATCAATGCTGCCACGATGTTAGGACAATCCAAAACAGCTTATCAAACTGAAATTGACGCTGCACAAGAATTAGCAGATTTCTTACGTTTTGGCGTTGATTATGCTAATCAAATCTATCAGATTCAACCGGATAGTATGAAGAATATTTGGAATCGTTTAGAATACCGACCACTAGATGGTTTTGTATTAGCAATTTCTCCATTTAACTTCACAGCAATTGGTGGAAATTTACCATCAGCTCCTGCAATAATGGGGAACGTAGTCGTTTGGAAACCAGCAACAACTGCTTTATTATCAAACTACTACTTTATGCGTATTTTAGAAGAAGCAGGATTACCAAAAGGCGTAATCAATTTCGTACCTTCTCGTGGTTCACAAGTATCCGAAGTAGTATTAACAGACCCTAGAATGTCTGGATTCCACTTTACTGGATCAACAAGTACGTTCCAAACAATTTGGAAAGCAGTAGGAGAAAACATTACAAACTATAAATCATATCCTCGTTTGGTTGGGGAAACTGGTGGAAAAGACTTTGTATTTGCTCACGAAACTGCACAAGCAGACAAGGTAGTAGCCGGTCTTGTTCGTGGTGCGTTTGAATACCAAGGTCAAAAATGTTCAGCAGCCTCTCGCGCTTATATCCCTTCAAGCATGTGGGAAGAAGTAAAAGCTGGTGTAGTGGAAGAAACTGCTAAGCTAAAAGTAGGCGACATCCAAGATTTTACAAACTTCATGGGTGCGGTCATTGATAAAGCAGCTTTTGATTCAATCACAAGCTACATCGACTATGCTGCAGCTTCTGAAGAAACAGAAATTATTGCTGGTGGTTCTTATGATGATTCTGTTGGATATTTTGTTCAACCGACAATCATTGTGACAACAAATCCAAACTTCAAAACAATGACAGAAGAAATTTTCGGACCAGTATTAACGATTTATGTCTATGAAAATGATAAATTAGAAGAAACATTGACTGCAGTAGATACAGCGTCTATGTATGCATTAACAGGCGCAATCTTCGCACAAGATCGTCAAGCAATTATGCACTTAGAACGCCGATTATCTGGTGCAGCTGGAAACTTCTATATCAATGATAAACCTACTGGCGCAGTGATTAATCAACAACCATTTGGCGGTTCTCGTGGTTCTGGTACAAACGATAAAGCAGGTTCTGTATTTAACATGATTCGTTGGACTAGTCCTCGTATAATCAAAGAAAACTTTGCTCCAACTACTGAAATAGCATATCCATTTATGGATGCAGAATAA
- a CDS encoding YvrJ family protein gives MDWITMVAEVSFPILVTFYLLNRIESKLEHLSRTISELAKQVNTSNDHNPKLIHGNRSSI, from the coding sequence ATGGACTGGATTACGATGGTGGCAGAAGTAAGCTTTCCAATTCTAGTAACGTTCTACTTGCTTAATAGAATTGAAAGCAAGCTAGAGCACCTTTCTCGTACAATTTCAGAACTTGCAAAGCAAGTGAATACGAGTAATGATCACAACCCAAAGCTCATTCATGGAAATAGAAGCTCAATTTGA
- a CDS encoding DUF3231 family protein yields MDKESINLTSAEIGTLWGEYVNGTAVHIVNKYMVSIIEDKKIKSLFEQAIKIFDKQKKQITTFLEKEEFPVPIGFTDSDLNNGTKRLFSDIYCLHYLHIMTLHGLLGHMTSLSASVRKDLRHFYDSCDDEGKKMYHQTIELLLEKGHFQRDPYFYPEANPEFIQGQQFLDGIFGDQRPLAATEIIALSFNMKKKVMEKTLSIGFSQVAQSKEVRKFLMSAQQASDQQIQSLGKILHQDNLPIPMSWESEVTTSQDSPFSDKLMLYHIGFLLQISQAYHGTGLASAMRTDLVMTYEKIILKNLMVTKEWFNLMTKNKWLEQPPLAPNRKKIAKDK; encoded by the coding sequence GTGGATAAGGAAAGTATAAACCTCACATCAGCCGAAATAGGAACATTGTGGGGTGAGTATGTTAATGGCACAGCCGTTCATATCGTAAATAAATACATGGTATCCATTATAGAGGATAAAAAAATAAAGTCGCTTTTTGAACAGGCGATAAAAATTTTCGATAAACAAAAGAAACAGATAACTACTTTTCTTGAAAAGGAAGAATTTCCAGTTCCAATTGGATTTACTGATTCAGACCTTAATAACGGGACAAAACGGTTATTTTCGGACATATATTGTTTACACTATTTGCACATCATGACCCTACATGGTTTATTAGGTCATATGACTTCGCTTAGTGCTTCTGTAAGAAAGGATTTGCGACATTTTTATGATTCTTGTGATGATGAAGGAAAGAAAATGTACCATCAAACGATTGAATTACTGTTAGAAAAAGGGCACTTCCAAAGAGACCCTTATTTTTATCCAGAAGCAAACCCTGAATTTATCCAAGGTCAACAGTTTTTAGATGGCATTTTTGGAGACCAACGCCCTTTAGCTGCAACTGAAATTATTGCTCTTTCATTTAATATGAAAAAGAAGGTAATGGAAAAAACTCTTTCCATTGGTTTTAGTCAAGTGGCACAATCAAAAGAGGTTAGAAAATTTTTAATGTCAGCACAACAAGCATCGGACCAGCAGATTCAATCATTAGGTAAAATATTGCATCAAGATAATTTACCAATACCAATGTCTTGGGAATCAGAGGTGACAACTTCTCAAGATTCTCCTTTTTCAGACAAGCTAATGTTGTATCACATTGGATTCTTATTACAAATTTCACAAGCTTATCATGGTACAGGATTAGCTTCAGCCATGCGAACAGACCTTGTAATGACTTATGAGAAAATCATATTGAAAAACCTTATGGTTACAAAAGAGTGGTTCAATTTGATGACTAAAAACAAATGGTTAGAGCAACCACCACTTGCTCCAAATAGAAAAAAAATTGCAAAAGACAAATAA
- a CDS encoding DUF3231 family protein, translating into MPEKPALTSSELGTLWLTYQEKTMILRMLEYFIEKADDEKAKNIMNDLYGEIDLYVGKITEIFQNEGAVIPVGFTAEDVNKGVPKLYDNGFDIMFIRLVKEISMALHSLNITMSYREDIVIIFKDLTAITQKYYNLCTQYLLEKGMLARPPYVSTPKSVEFVKDTTYLGGLTINPFSEKRPLNTVEVAHLHHAIESNLTGMQMIIGFAQCANETEVINFFNEGSELAKSIIKELSETLLQSDIQIPVQSGGNPTRSTVAPFSDKLMMYCTSLFCSFSMGSNSLGTAFSLRNDLPAKMMIFTKDIFEYAHKGGKIMIKNGWMEEPPQMEEREQIIKK; encoded by the coding sequence ATGCCAGAAAAACCTGCACTTACGTCATCTGAACTAGGTACATTGTGGCTTACATATCAAGAGAAAACAATGATTTTACGGATGTTAGAGTATTTTATTGAGAAAGCTGATGATGAAAAAGCTAAAAATATTATGAATGATTTATATGGAGAAATTGACTTATATGTTGGCAAAATAACAGAAATATTTCAAAATGAAGGTGCAGTAATACCAGTTGGGTTTACAGCTGAAGATGTAAATAAAGGTGTACCAAAGTTATACGATAACGGTTTTGACATTATGTTCATCAGGTTAGTAAAAGAAATTAGCATGGCATTGCACTCATTGAATATAACGATGTCATATCGAGAAGATATTGTAATAATTTTTAAAGACCTTACTGCCATTACTCAAAAGTATTATAATCTTTGCACACAATATCTACTCGAAAAAGGGATGCTTGCTCGACCTCCTTATGTTTCAACGCCAAAATCAGTTGAGTTTGTGAAAGATACAACTTATTTAGGCGGACTCACTATAAATCCATTTAGTGAAAAACGACCATTAAATACGGTAGAAGTTGCTCATCTCCATCATGCAATTGAATCAAATCTCACTGGGATGCAAATGATTATAGGTTTTGCTCAATGTGCAAATGAGACAGAAGTAATAAATTTCTTTAATGAAGGCTCTGAACTTGCTAAAAGTATTATAAAAGAGTTGAGCGAAACCTTATTACAAAGTGATATACAAATCCCTGTGCAATCTGGTGGAAATCCTACTCGCTCAACGGTGGCTCCGTTTTCTGATAAACTTATGATGTATTGTACAAGTCTTTTTTGTAGTTTTTCAATGGGAAGCAACTCATTAGGAACTGCTTTTAGTTTACGAAATGATTTACCAGCAAAAATGATGATTTTTACGAAAGATATCTTTGAATATGCCCATAAGGGTGGGAAGATAATGATTAAAAATGGATGGATGGAAGAACCACCTCAGATGGAAGAACGAGAGCAAATAATTAAAAAGTAA
- a CDS encoding AAA domain-containing protein produces MIAWSTSMRKAGKRTGKHAPKHLRDAQYHMNFCRDAIPAWILPLYRVFDTFEMKPNLFDVVIIDEASQSGPEAVILKYLAKKLIVVGDDKQISPEYVGLNREGVDFLRKQYLFDFNISDMLDGDTSFFDLANVLIGGRITLREHFRCMPEIIEFSNKISYSNTSLIPLRQYPPNRLEPIKTQHILNGYREGSGQKVLNRPEAEAIVAQIKNCINDPIYDGKSIGVISLQGDGQAQEVRRQLINVIGTEEMDRRNLICGDAYAFQGDERDVIFLSLVAAPGETAMRALTSDKDRRRFNVAASRAKDQLWLFHTPTVNDFRNKSCLRFELISYCQNPTKEIMDTNREKYESKFEEDVYDQIVSKGYKVVPQHEVAGFRIDFIVEGSSGRLAVECDGDHWHGPERYEYEVNRQRMLERSGWKFWRVRGSEYYSNPEKALLSLWKTIDLYGISPIENDNDQQDEEVIEDITSDSTSHATLFDDKEEEIVESTDENINKREETKTEKTSNQSKMKQMYNQMELFDTGEPEQLSLFEERSETAINPTKAGKK; encoded by the coding sequence TTGATTGCCTGGTCAACGTCGATGAGAAAAGCGGGGAAGAGGACAGGAAAGCACGCTCCTAAGCACCTCCGCGATGCCCAGTATCATATGAATTTTTGTCGTGATGCGATTCCAGCATGGATACTCCCGTTATATCGTGTCTTTGATACGTTTGAAATGAAACCCAACCTATTTGATGTGGTGATTATCGATGAAGCAAGTCAATCTGGTCCGGAGGCAGTCATTTTAAAGTATCTAGCAAAAAAATTAATTGTTGTAGGTGACGACAAGCAGATTAGTCCTGAGTATGTAGGCTTAAATAGGGAAGGTGTAGACTTTTTACGTAAACAGTATTTATTTGATTTCAACATTTCAGACATGTTAGATGGTGATACATCATTCTTTGATTTAGCAAATGTGTTGATTGGCGGAAGAATTACATTAAGAGAGCATTTTCGCTGTATGCCAGAAATCATCGAGTTTTCAAATAAAATTAGTTACTCGAATACATCATTAATTCCGTTACGACAATATCCACCTAACAGACTTGAACCAATAAAGACACAACATATACTAAATGGTTATCGTGAAGGCTCAGGTCAGAAAGTATTAAATCGTCCAGAAGCAGAAGCGATTGTTGCACAAATCAAGAATTGTATAAACGATCCTATCTATGATGGAAAATCTATTGGGGTGATTAGCCTTCAAGGAGACGGTCAGGCGCAAGAAGTTCGACGCCAATTAATAAATGTAATTGGAACTGAAGAGATGGACCGAAGAAATTTAATTTGTGGTGATGCTTACGCTTTTCAAGGTGACGAAAGAGACGTGATCTTCTTGAGCTTAGTTGCAGCACCTGGTGAAACGGCAATGAGAGCACTTACGTCTGATAAAGATAGACGCCGGTTCAATGTTGCAGCTAGTCGAGCGAAAGACCAATTATGGTTATTCCATACGCCTACTGTTAATGATTTTAGAAATAAATCATGTTTACGCTTCGAATTAATCTCTTACTGTCAAAACCCAACAAAAGAAATCATGGATACTAATCGCGAAAAATACGAGAGTAAATTTGAAGAAGATGTCTATGATCAAATTGTTTCTAAGGGTTATAAAGTCGTTCCTCAACACGAAGTCGCTGGCTTTCGAATTGATTTTATTGTTGAAGGAAGTTCAGGAAGATTAGCAGTTGAATGTGACGGAGACCACTGGCATGGACCAGAGCGATATGAATACGAAGTGAATCGTCAAAGAATGTTAGAGAGAAGCGGTTGGAAGTTCTGGAGAGTTCGAGGTAGTGAATATTATAGTAATCCGGAAAAGGCGCTACTTTCACTTTGGAAGACGATAGACCTTTATGGAATTTCACCTATAGAAAACGACAATGACCAACAAGATGAAGAAGTAATTGAAGATATAACGTCTGATTCAACGAGTCATGCTACATTATTTGATGATAAGGAAGAAGAAATAGTTGAATCTACAGATGAGAACATCAATAAGAGAGAAGAAACTAAAACCGAGAAAACATCCAATCAAAGTAAAATGAAACAAATGTATAATCAAATGGAGTTATTTGATACTGGTGAACCTGAGCAACTCTCGTTATTTGAAGAACGTAGTGAAACTGCTATAAATCCAACGAAGGCTGGAAAGAAGTAG
- a CDS encoding DUF2922 domain-containing protein: MSKVLQLVFNTMGGSKRTFNIVNPAEPVDPVTVKAAMDKLWLKISSMKVSLVSIELV, from the coding sequence TTGAGTAAAGTATTACAACTCGTCTTCAACACAATGGGAGGAAGTAAACGAACATTTAACATCGTCAACCCAGCAGAACCTGTTGATCCTGTAACAGTTAAAGCTGCGATGGATAAATTGTGGCTGAAGATATCTTCAATGAAGGTATCGTTAGTATCGATCGAGCTCGTTTAA
- a CDS encoding DUF7004 family protein, whose translation MTTLKKYESGTVISKERGKFDEWCIYINGRAPFDKEYFQKLFDLAQKHRVDKVYQDFMTLYNSTTDEIDNTIFEQLIPDISTTYGTDAGDVEELFGTFYAVMLAEENRFFGRTRTKLGRRVKGLAAYQILFEGFSIENACNFSKGKDWEDLAILCDERDLQR comes from the coding sequence ATGACCACATTAAAGAAATATGAAAGTGGTACAGTTATTTCTAAGGAAAGAGGAAAATTTGACGAATGGTGTATTTATATTAATGGTAGGGCCCCCTTTGATAAAGAGTATTTTCAAAAGTTATTTGACCTCGCGCAGAAACATAGGGTTGATAAAGTATATCAGGATTTTATGACGCTTTACAATTCAACAACAGATGAAATAGATAACACTATATTTGAACAGCTTATTCCTGATATATCGACTACCTATGGCACAGATGCAGGAGATGTAGAGGAGTTATTTGGTACATTTTATGCTGTGATGTTAGCTGAAGAGAATAGATTTTTTGGAAGAACTAGAACTAAATTAGGGAGAAGAGTAAAAGGGTTGGCTGCTTACCAAATCCTATTTGAAGGATTCTCAATTGAGAATGCTTGTAATTTCAGTAAGGGGAAGGACTGGGAAGATTTAGCTATACTATGCGATGAAAGAGACTTACAACGTTAA
- a CDS encoding DNA/RNA helicase domain-containing protein, with protein MKEFLNGVFQPLPSIIESARAIMREEELPQIKTLQSSNFDTVVREVKSIVESAKRDQTHYFVLFSGVPGAGKTFVGLTLAHDIDKAVYLSGNGPLVDVLQDSLQNKTFVQALYGYKNDYLRYGKEFTDYRLTNRK; from the coding sequence ATGAAGGAATTCTTAAATGGTGTGTTTCAACCGCTGCCTTCTATTATCGAATCAGCCCGTGCGATTATGAGAGAAGAGGAACTCCCGCAAATTAAGACGCTTCAGAGTAGTAATTTTGATACGGTGGTACGTGAAGTGAAATCGATTGTAGAGTCCGCTAAAAGGGATCAAACACATTATTTCGTGTTATTCTCCGGTGTACCAGGGGCTGGGAAAACGTTTGTCGGATTGACACTCGCTCATGATATCGATAAAGCAGTCTATCTTTCTGGCAACGGTCCACTTGTTGATGTCCTTCAAGATAGTTTGCAGAATAAGACGTTCGTACAAGCTCTTTATGGATATAAAAATGATTATCTACGCTACGGAAAAGAATTCACCGATTATCGTTTAACGAATCGTAAATGA
- a CDS encoding type II toxin-antitoxin system RelE family toxin produces the protein MTSNYNVQFSKEALKYFSKLDRKKQEKLVTVIDALKENPFLVPNVKPFKV, from the coding sequence GTGACTTCCAACTATAACGTTCAATTTTCTAAAGAAGCACTTAAATATTTCTCCAAATTAGACCGTAAAAAACAAGAAAAGCTAGTAACTGTTATTGATGCTTTAAAGGAAAATCCTTTTCTAGTACCAAATGTAAAACCCTTCAAGGTCTAG
- a CDS encoding sigma-54 interaction domain-containing protein has protein sequence MQHDITLESIALPWKNELDIKKMEIYSPTNLLSDINNIEEGRNIVLKGANDEVCGWIPYSTFMREVFKQWKLTKAYYNAFLNSVEAAVTTVDYKGNITYLNHNAEEMYGLSLNKVYGQSITKFFEKEAIVLMSTMKERQEVTNKYNQPHPNVHVLINTAPVYVGKEVVGGISIERDITEIVKLNDELSSTTAYLHDLESTNQSQQNLSPFNKIKGRSPVLKEAINLANKVAKTDAPVLITGESGVGKELFAEGIHNAGKRSNHPFVAINCGAIPAALFESELFGYEQGAFTGAVKGGKKGKFDAAKGGTIFLDEIGEMPLELQVKLLRVLQEKHYYRVSGNEAIPTDVRILAATNRDLEKMIDEGSFREDLYYRLNVISISIPPLRDRIEDIPELIQLFLKEFSLRYTMPIPEIDPEVMYTFLQHPWQGNIRQLRNIIERMIILASDNEVIKPHHLPKNFVKENNPPTLNMQFEEIKKHSSQSKDEIQYALQKTFGNKAAAAKLLGISRATLYNKLKKYDLKID, from the coding sequence TTGCAACACGATATAACTCTTGAATCAATAGCACTGCCATGGAAAAACGAACTAGATATTAAAAAAATGGAGATATACAGTCCTACTAATCTTTTATCAGACATTAACAATATCGAAGAAGGTAGAAATATTGTTTTAAAAGGGGCAAATGATGAAGTTTGCGGATGGATTCCTTATTCAACATTTATGAGAGAGGTTTTCAAACAGTGGAAACTAACAAAAGCTTATTATAATGCTTTTCTTAACTCAGTTGAAGCTGCTGTTACAACTGTTGATTATAAAGGAAATATCACATATTTAAATCATAACGCTGAAGAAATGTATGGGCTTTCACTAAACAAGGTTTATGGCCAGTCTATTACAAAGTTTTTTGAAAAAGAGGCCATTGTTTTAATGTCTACGATGAAAGAACGACAAGAAGTTACAAACAAATACAACCAGCCTCACCCTAATGTTCATGTGTTAATTAATACAGCTCCTGTCTATGTTGGTAAAGAAGTTGTTGGAGGAATATCTATTGAAAGAGATATTACGGAGATAGTTAAATTGAATGATGAGTTGTCTTCAACGACCGCCTATTTACACGATTTAGAAAGCACAAATCAAAGCCAACAAAATCTTTCTCCTTTTAATAAAATTAAAGGCAGAAGTCCTGTTTTAAAAGAGGCTATTAATCTAGCAAATAAAGTAGCCAAAACAGATGCTCCGGTATTAATTACTGGGGAAAGCGGGGTTGGAAAGGAATTGTTTGCTGAGGGAATTCATAATGCAGGAAAACGCTCTAACCATCCCTTTGTTGCAATTAACTGTGGTGCCATCCCTGCTGCACTTTTTGAAAGCGAGCTTTTCGGGTATGAACAAGGAGCCTTTACCGGAGCGGTTAAAGGTGGAAAAAAAGGGAAATTTGATGCTGCAAAAGGAGGTACAATCTTCCTTGATGAGATTGGGGAAATGCCTCTTGAATTACAAGTTAAGTTATTACGTGTATTACAAGAAAAGCATTATTATCGCGTTAGTGGAAATGAAGCAATCCCTACCGACGTACGGATATTAGCAGCTACCAATCGAGATCTAGAAAAGATGATCGATGAAGGAAGTTTCCGGGAGGATTTATATTACCGTTTAAATGTCATTTCAATATCTATTCCCCCGTTACGAGATCGTATCGAAGACATCCCTGAATTAATTCAATTATTTTTAAAGGAATTCTCTCTTAGATACACGATGCCGATTCCTGAAATCGACCCAGAAGTTATGTATACTTTCCTTCAACACCCTTGGCAAGGAAATATCCGGCAGCTTCGTAATATTATCGAACGCATGATCATTTTAGCAAGTGATAACGAAGTGATTAAGCCTCATCATCTTCCTAAGAATTTTGTTAAGGAAAATAATCCTCCTACTCTTAACATGCAATTCGAAGAAATAAAGAAACATAGTAGTCAGAGTAAAGATGAGATTCAGTATGCATTACAAAAAACATTTGGAAATAAAGCAGCCGCAGCGAAGTTATTAGGTATTTCAAGAGCCACTTTATATAACAAACTTAAGAAGTATGATTTAAAGATAGATTAG